The segment TGTCGGCGTCTGCATCGACCTGGTGGGTCGTACCGTTGATGAGTAGTTCCATGGTTCACCTGCCAGTCATCGGTTAGCGCTGTTCTTGTCATGATCGTGGGGTGCGTCGCCCCGTGTAGAAACGCTAGCACAGCGCTGAACCGGTGCCTGCGCCAGGCTGTGCAGATACAGAGGATCAGGCAAGGATTTCCCCGGAATGCGCAAGCGCGAGGCCGCCATTGACGCGCATGCCGGTCGGGGAGGATTTCCGCTGTGAAAAACCGGATAATGCCGACCATTGTGTTTTGCACGCTTAAAATCACGGTAAACCCGCATGGAAATCAAGGTCAATTTTCTCGACAATCTCCGTCTCGAAGCCAAGTTCGATGACTTCACGGTGATCGCCGATCAACCGATCCGCTACAAGGGCGATGGCTCGGCCCCTGGGCCATTCGACTATTTCCTGGCGTCCTCGGCGCTGTGCGCGGCTTACTTCGTCAAGCTCTACTGCCAGACACGCGGCATTCCCACCGAAAACATACGCCTGTCGCAGAACAACATCGTCGACCCCGAGAACCGCTACAACCAGGTGTTCAAGATCCAGGTGGAGCTGCCGGAAGACATCACCGACAAGGACCGCCAGGGCATCTTGCGTTCGATCGAGCGCTGCACGGTCAAGAAGGTGGTGCAGACCGGTCCGCAATTCGTGATCGAGGTGGTCGACAACCTCGATGCCGATGCCCAGGGTTTGCTCATGCCGGTGGCCGAAACCAGCACCCGTATCCCTGGCAAGGACCTGCCACTGGAACAGACGATTGCCAACATGTCCGGCATCCTGGCCGACCTCGGCATGAAGATCGAAATTGCTTCGTGGCGCAACATCGTGCCCAACGTCTGGTCGTTGCATGTGCGCGATGCGCAGTCGCCCATGTGCTTCACCAATGGCAAGGGCGCTACCAAAGAAGCGGCGCTGGCGTCTGCCCTGGGCGAATTCATCGAGCGGCTGAACTGCAATTTCTTCTACAACGATCAGTTCTGGGGAGAGGAGCTGGCCAATGCGGCGTTCGTGCACTACCCGGACGAACAGTGGTTCAAGCCTGGCCCTCGGGATGCCCTGCCTGACGAAATCCTCGACGCGCATTGCCTGGCCATCTATAACCCCGATGGCGAACTGCGCGGCTCGCACCTGTACGACACCAACTCGGGCAACACCGCCCGGGGCATCTGTTCGCTGCCGTTCGTGCGCCAATCAGACCAGCAGGTGGTGTACTTCCCGTCGAACCTGATCGAGAACCTGTTCCTGAGCAACGGCATGAGCGCGGGCAACACGCTGGCCGAAGCGCAGGTGCAGTGCTTGTCCGAAATCTTCGAGCGTGCGGTCAAGCGTGAAATCCTCGAAGGCGAGCTGTGCCTGCCGGACGTTCCCGCCGAGGTGCTGGCCCGCTATCCGTCCATCGTCGCGGGTATCCAGGGGCTGGAGGAGCAGGGCTTCCCAGTACTGGTCAAGGACGCCTCGCTGGGTGGCGAATTCCCGGTGATGTGCGTCACCCTGATGAACCCGCGCACCGGTGGTGTGTTCGCTTCGTTCGGTGCGCACCCAAGCCTTGAGGTGGCCTTGGAGCGCAGCTTGACCGAACTGCTGCAGGGCCGCAGCTTCGAAGGTTTGAACGACCTGCCACAGCCCACCTTCGAAAGCCACGCCCTGACCGAGCCGAACAATTTCGTCGAGCATTTCATCGACTCCAGCGGTGTTGTGTCGTGGCGCTTCTTCAGCGCCAAGGCTGACTTCGAGTTCGTCGATTGGGATTTCACTGCCCAGGGCGAAGGTGCCAATGCGCAGGAGGCAGCCACCTTGTTCGGCATCCTCGAAGACCTTGGCAAAGAGGTCTACATGGCCGTGTACGACAACCTCGGGGCAATCGCCTGCCGAATCCTGGTGCCAGGCTATTCGGAAATCTACCCGGTCGAGGACCTGATCTGGGACAACACCAACCGGGCGCTTTCTTTCCGCGCCGACATCCTCAACCTGCACCGCCTGGACAATCGCTCGCTCAAGCTGCTGCTCAAACGCCTGGACAATTGCGATGTCGATGACTACACCACCATCACCACGCTGATTGGCGTTGAATTCGACGACAACACGGTATGGGGGCAACTGACCATCCTTGAGCTCAAGCTGCTCATCTGCCTGGCCGTGCAGCGCTTCGAGGAGGCCAAAGAGCTGGTCGAGGCGTTTCTTCAGTTCAACGACAACACCGTGGAACGGGGGCTGTTCTACCAGGCGCTTAATGTGGCATTGGAAGTGCAATTGGACGATGAACTGGACATGGCCGACTACGAAGTCAATTTCCGCCGCATGTTCGGCAACCCGCGCATGGATGCGGTGCTGGGCTCGATCGAGGGAAGCGTGCGCTTCCACGGCCTGACCCCGACCAGCATGAAGCTCGAAGGGCTGGATCGCCACCTGCGTCTGATCGACAGCTACAAGAAGCTGCACGCCGCTCGGGCGCGACTGGCCTGACGTCTGGCAGGCATGCGGGCCTGGATAGGCCGCGTATGCCACGAAGGGCAGCGGTTCGGGGTTTTTTGCAGGATATTTCAGCTATGTATGGCTGAACTATCGGCTCGTCAAGGTGCTCATTTGCTAGGCGCACCCTGCGTATCCCCGCGGGCCGTCTCTCGTCGGCCCCGGTCACTGAACGAAAAGGAGGCACCGTGACCGTTTCCGACCCTACCCTGTACCGCTGCAGACCCGGCCCGCTGCATGCATTATTGTTGGCGGGCACCGTGCCACTGTTCCTGGGGGCAATGATTAGTGACATTGCCTACTACAACAGCTACCAGATCCAATGGAGCAACTTTGCCGCCTGGCTGATCGCAGGCGGGTTGGTGTTCTGCGGGCTGGCCCTGCTGTTCGCCCTGGCCAACCTGATCAGCGCTCGACACAAGACCGGGCGGCCAACCCTTTACTTCTTGCTCTTGCTGGTGACGTGGGTGCTGGGGTTGGTCAACGCCTTCGAGCATGCCAAGGACGCCTGGGCTGTGATGCCGTCCGGGCTGGTACTGTCGGTGATCGTGACCGTGCTCGCTGTGGTGACGGCATGGCTTGGCTTGAGCAACCTGCGTTCGGGAGGTGAAGCATGAGAGCGCTGCACGCTGTGAGCTTGTTGTCCCTTTCGCTGTTGCTGGCGGCTTGCGGCGGTGAGGGTGACCCCACCCAGGCCCGTGGGCCTGACCCGAAGCTGCCCGAGCCCCAGCGCGGTCTGCTGCCCAGCATGAAGATCGCCGAGCCGGTGGCCTGGGGGCAGCAAAAGCCGACCGTGCCCGACGGTTTCAGCATCACGGCCATCGCGACCGACTTGAAGATCCCGCGTCAGAGCCTGGTGCTTCCCAATGGCGACATCCTGGTGGCCGAAGGGCGGGGCGGCAGCGCTGCCAAACTCAAGCCCAAGGATGTGATCGCCAGCCAGATCAAGGCCAAGGGCAATACCCAGGTCAAGGGCGGCAACCGCCTGACCCTGTTGCGCGATGCCGATGGTGATGGCAAGTATGAGCTGCAGACCGTCTTTGCCGAGAACCTGAATGCGCCTTATGGCCTGGCATTTGCCGATGGCAAGTTGTACGTGGCCAATCAGGATGCGCTGGTGCGCTTCGACTACCGCGACGGCCAGACAAAGGCCGACGGCCCGCCGGTCAAGCTCACCGACCTGCCGGCCGAGGTCAACCACCACTGGACCAAAGCCCTGACCATCAGCCCGGACGGCCGCTTCCTCTATGTCGGCATCGGTTCGAACAGCAACATCACCGAGCGCGGCCTTGAGGTCGAGATCGACCGTGCGATGGTATGGGAAGTCGATGCCCAGACGGGCGCACATCGGCCCTACGCCACCGGGCTGCGCAACCCCACTGCACTGGCTATCCAGCCGGGTACCGGGCAGCTCTGGACAGTGGTCAACGAGCGCGACGAACTGGGCCCAGACCTGGTCCCCGACTACCTGACGTCCGTGCGTGAGGGCGGCTTTTACGGCTGGCCCTACAGCTACTGGGGGCAGAACGTCGACGACCGAGTGCGGCCGCAGAATCCTGACAAAGTAGCTGCGGCGATCAAGCCCGACTACAGCCTGGGGTCGCATGTCGCGGCGCTGGGTGTCGACTTCTCAACGGCCGCCATGGGCCAAGGCTTTGCCGAGGGGGTGTTCGTGGGCGAGCACGGCAGCTGGAACAGGCCGAACCCGGTTGGCTACAAGGTCATCTTCGTGCCGTTCAGCAACGGCAAGCCGGCAGGCGAGCCCATCGATTTCGCCACCGGCTTTCGAGGTGAAGATGGCAAGACGCGTGGGCGTCCAGTGGGTGTGACAGTCGATCCGCGTGGGGCATTGATCATTGCGGACGATCTGGCCAACACCGTCTGGCGGGTGACGCGCAACTGATGCAATCGGCTGCAGGGGCGGGACTGTCCGCCCCTATGGCTTACTCTCTAGGATCACGGCGATTACGCCTTGGCGTAGCCACGCAGATTCGCTATTCGCCACACGAATAGTTTCCATCTCAGCTTTCGATTTCCATGCGAGGCGTCAATAGCCTCATGCTGAACCCCGTCCTGTCTAGCGAGAACGGTCATGTTCAGTAAATCCATGATGATAGTGCTGTTACCCATTGTTTTGGCGTTGATTGCTGGCGCGGTTCTGCCGTTTCAAGCGGCAGGCAATGCCGCTGCAGGCAGGGCGCTCGGTCACTGGCTGTGGGGCGCATTTGCGTCGCTTGCCGTCAGCGCCGTGGTTGTCATTGCAGCGCTGCTGGTGTTGCGGGTACCTGCGCCTGACATCGGCAGGGCGCTGCAGGGGCCATGGTGGCTCTGGATCGGCGGTGTGCTGGGCGCCCTGTATGTGGCAGGGGCGGCGGCGCTGACGCCCAAGCTTGGAGCGGCAGGCTTTCTGGTGCTGGTGGTGGCAGGGCAGATCGTTACGGCGGTGGTTGCTGATCATTTTGCCATCATGAACCTGCCTGGCAGGCCCTTGGGGCTGGCGCGAATTTTCGGACTTGTGATGATCCTGGCCGGCGTGTGGTTGGTGCAGAGTCAGTGTGCCGCCGGTACACCCAGCAAAATCGAGCCCGCGGTGCAGCGCTCAAGCCACGATCAAACCTCTGGCTGACAGCATGCCAGCACCGTCTCGCGCAGCCAGCGATGCCCTGCATCACCCTGCTTGCGGCTGTGCCAGGCTTGCCGGTAATCGATGCTGTCCAAAGGCAGCGGGGGGACGAACTCGCACAGCCCCCCATGGGCAGGCAGCGGGGCGAGGGCCCGTCGCGCTACGGTCAGAATCAGGTCGGTATCTTTCACTACTTCTACGGCTGCGCTCCAGTGCGGCAGCGCCAGGGCAATGTGCCGGCGCTGACCTTGGGAGGCCAGTGCACGGTCAATCTCATCGAAGGCGTCGGGGCGCGTAGCCACCAGCACATGGGGGCGCGCCAACCACTGGCTCAAACTCAATTTGCCCGTGGCCGGCAGCGTCTGATGGTCAGCCACGCTTACGAAGCGATCTGCAAACAGTGACTGGGCGGTGATGCCTTGAGGTAATTCCGGAAAGACCCCCAGCGCCAGGTCCAGTTCTCCATCGAGCAATTGAGCCACCATTGCCTCGCGACTGGCCTGGCTGACCGCCAGGTCGATGCCCGGGGCAACGCGCCGCACATGGCGCAGCACAGGTGGCAGGATGATCCGTGCTGCATAGTCCGACAGCGAGAGACGGAAGCGTCGCCGGGCCTGCGTAGCATCGAATTGGGGCGTGCTCAGCAGCCCCTCCAGATTGGCCAATGCGTCCTCCAGCGGTTGGGCCAACGCCTGAGCCCGCGCGGTGAGCGTCATCGTGCCACCCTGACGTACCAGCAGAGGATCATCGAAATGCTCGCGCAACTGCGCCAGCGCATGGCTGACGGCCGGCTGGCTGCGGTGCAGGCGAATGGCAGCGCGTGTTACATGCCGCTCGGTAAGCAGGGCGTGCAGGGCCAGCAGCAGGTTCAGGTCGATTCGGCGCAATTGATCCATGGTTCGTGGGTCTGATCCGTAAGGGGGCAGGGGCCAAGCCTAACAAATGCGCGCCTGCACCGCTGGCGGCACTACACGACCTCACCGGTGATTGCCGTTATACTGCGCACCTGTTCGATTTTTTCCGAGTATTTCGATGGGTCTTTCCGCTACCGTTTCACCTGAACCGCGCCGTCTGGGCGCACCCCTTGTCGCGTTGGGTCTACTGATAGCTGGCGCTTGGTTCCTGGATGTCAATGCAGGCTTCAGGCAGGTCCTGCTTCTGCTGCTGGGGGCTGCGCTGGGCCTGACGTTGTATCACGCCGCCTTCGGCTTCACCTCAGCCTGGCGCGTGTTCATCAATGAGCGGCGCGGCGCCGGCTTGCGTGCGCAGATGGTCATGCTGGCGCTGGCCGTACTGCTGTTCTTCCCGGCGCTTGCAGCCGGCAACCTGTTCGGCACACCCGTGACGGGCCTTGTGGCACCGGCCGGGGTGTCCGTCGTGTTCGGGGCTTTCATCTTCGGCATCGGCATGCAACTGGGGGGCGGCTGCGCGTCGGGCACCTTGTTCACCGTTGGCGGCGGCAATGCCCGCATGCTGGTAACCCTGCTGTTCTTCATCATCGGTTCCGTGACCGCCACGCACCACGCCGACTGGTGGTTTGCCTTGCCATCCTTGCCTGCGACCTCAATCGTGCAGGCATGGGGCCTGGTACCTGCCTTGCTGGTGAGCCTGGGCGTGTTCGGCCTGATCGCCTGGGTCACTGTGCACCTGGAAAAGCGCCGCCACGGCAGGCTTGAACAGCCCGAGCAGCATGACCGGGCAGGTCTGCAACGCTTTGTGCGAGGCCCCTGGCCGTTGCTCTGGGGCGCCGTCGCGTTGGCCGTGCTCAACTATGCCACCCTGGCCTTGGCTGGACGGCCCTGGGGCATCACCTCAGCCTTCGCCTTATGGGGCGCCAAGGTGCTGGACAGCCTGGGTGTTCAGGTGAGCAGCTGGGTGTTCTGGCAGGCACCGGCAAATGCCAAAGCATTGGCTTCGCCGGTCTGGCAGGATGTGACCACCGTCATGGACCTGGGCATCGTGGTGGGGGCGTTGCTTGCAGCAGGCCTTGCCGGGCGTTTTGCGCCAAGCCTGAAGATCCCGCTGCCGTCATTGATCGCCGCCGTCATCGGCGGCCTGTTGCTGGGCTACGGCTCGCGCCTGGCCTACGGCTGCAATATCGGCGCTTATTTCAGCGGTATCGCTTCAGGGAGCCTGCACGGCTGGCTATGGCTGATCGCCGCCTACCTGGGCAACGTGATCGGGGTGCGGCTGCGCCCTGCGTTCTTTGCAGGGGAGCGTCGCGCGACGACCTTGACCGGCTGTTAAGGCGAAGGGCTGGCCCGTTGATACCCGACTGGGCCATTCAACGCAAGGTTCGAAATGGCTGAACCAAGCATGGCGGGAAGGGTAGTTGCTAATATTTTTTATCAACTATGTTTAGTAACTAGTTGATATGTATAGCTATCTGCGTGCCAGCGCATGTTGCACACATTGCTCCTGATAGGTTTTGCTGATGGCAGCAGGTGAGAGCCTCGAGCGACTGTTATAGGTCTGCTCGGTAATGCCGAAGGCGGTCATGCGCATCCACGGCTTGGCGAACTTGCGTGCCTGCAGCTTCTTGCGCGCGGTATACAGCGTGATCCCAGACAGCTTGGCCTGCTGGGCCTGGGCTGCAATCTGGGCGCCCCACTTGCAGGCTTGGCGATCGTTCTGAGTCAAAGGTCGGGCGTTGGCGCCGATACCTGCCGTAGCCAGCAGGCAGCCCGTCGTGATTGCTAGAATTACTCGCATGTTCCTGTCCTAAGCTTCTGAAGGAAAAGGAAGTTTGCCTCCTCCTTCCAAAGCCGGGGGCCAGCAGTTTGCCTTCAGGCCAGCGCAGCTTTGGCGCCTGTGCTGGCATGTTCGCGCAGGCTGTACCAGGCAATAGCCGCTACCCACAGCACGCCCACCCCATAATTGAGGCGCTGGTAAAGCCCGAACAATTCGCCGCTCTGCATGGCCTGGCCCATGAACCCGACTGTGACAAGTGCCCCAAGGGTACAGGCCAGCGAGAAGACCGCCAGGGCGCGCGAGTGCGCGATGCGGGCGCCAAGCCAGATCCACAGGGCACTGGCGAGGGTCAAGGACAAGAACATCAACAGCCCGGACAGGTTGTGCAACTGCTGCGACGTGGAAGGCTGTTCAGGCGCGCAGCCCTGGTCGCAGGCGAACCATCCCGTGCCCAAGCTGCCAACGGCGTGCAGCAACAACAGCACTGCACTGACCATGGCCAGCCGGGAGCCGCGCCAGCGCCGGGCAATGCCCCATGCGAACAAGGCGAACAGTAGCGCTAACGGGAAATTGTTCACCAGCGGGGAAAGATGATGGGTTGGGGCACCGACGGCGCCAAGCTGGCTCATGGCCAATTGCAGATGATCGTAGCCGGGGTAGGCCATGGCGGTCAGCGTAACGCCCAGAGCTAGCCACAATGGAATGAGCAAGCCACAGCTGAGCAGTGATCGATCGAGCAATTTCATGCAGGCATCCTTCCGTGGAAAGCCCGGACCTTAACAAACGGTCTGGTGATAGCGCCAGCACCGATAGCGTTGCAGCCGTATGTGATCGTACAACTGCCTGCGCTATCATGGCGGCTGTCTTTCAAGGTGAAGCCCAGGGCATGTCAGATCTACAACCACCGCCACGGGCCAGGCGCAAGCCGCGCAGCCTGGCCCAGGAACTTGTCACAGTGCTGACCGAACGCATCCGCAGTGGTCAACTCAAGCGCGGTGACAAGCTGCCGACCGAATCGCAGATCATGGCTGAGGAAGGGGTCAGCCGCACGGTCGTGCGTGAGGCGATCTCGCGCTTGCAAGCCGCCGGGCAGGTGGAGACCCGTCACGGTATCGGTACCTTCGTGCTGGACGCTCCGCCGGTCGGGGGGCTGCGCATCGACCCGGCCACGGTGGTGACGCTGCGCGAAGTACTTGCGGTACTGGAGCTGCGCATCGCCCTCGAAATCGAATCGGCCAGCCTGGCGGCTCAGCGACGCAGCGATGAAGAGCTGGCCGGGATGCGCGCAGCCCTCGATGAGCTAAATGAACAAGCAGCCCATGCTACCGACGCAGTGTCCGCGGACTTTCAATTCCACCTGCGCATTGCCCAGGCCAGCGGTAATCACTATTTCGCCGACATCATCAACCACCTGGGCACCAGCATCATCCCTCGAACCCGCCTCAACTCTGCTCGCCTGGCCCACGACGACCAGCCCCATTACATGAGCCGGTTGATGCATGAGCACGAAGCGATCTATGAGGCGATTGCTCGCCAGGACAGTGAAGGGGCGAAGATGGCCATGCGCATGCACCTGAGCAACAGTCGGGAGCGGCTGCGCCAAGCCCATGAGCGGGCGCAGGTGAGCGGGGCGTGACCTAACCGCCCCAGCCTCCGGGTGTCTCTCATCCCGGCTAATGACTCAAGATCTACCTTGGAGCGCTTCTTCACTCCACTGGCCATTGACCAACCGGCGCAACCCCAGCGGATTGCTGTCGCGCAGCGGCTCGGGCAGCAGCGCCTGGGGGTAGTTCTGGTAGCACACCGGCCGCAGGAATCGGTCGATGGCCAACGTGCCGACAGACGTGCCCCGAGCGTCCGAGGTGGCGGGGTACGGGCCGCCGTGGACCATGGCATCGCATACTTCCACACCTGTTGGATAGCCGTTGACCAGGATGCGGCCGACCTTTTCCTCAAGCAGCGGTACCAACCAGGCGAACGCAGCAAAGTCTTCCGGCTCGCCGATCAGCGTCGCGGTCAGTTGGCCTCTCAGGCCCTGCAGGGCGCTGCGCAGTTGTTCCTCGTCGCGCGCTTGCACCGCTACTGTCGTCGGACCGAAGACTTCTTCCTGCAAAAGCGGGTCGGACGCCACTAGCAGGCGGGCCTCGGCTTTGAACAGTTGTGCACGTGCCTGGGGGCCTGTCTGCGGCTGGCCGGCCAGGTGCACGATGCCGTCATGGGCGTGAAGGTGATCCAGCCCACTGACATAGCTTCGCAGGCCACCTGCATTGAGCATGGTCTGGCCGGCCTGTTGGTCCAGATGGGTGCCCAAGTCTTCGAGGAATTGGCTGAAAGCGGACGATTGCAGGCCTATCACCAACCCCGGGTTGGTGCAGAACTGCCCAGCCCCCATGCAAACGGAGCCTGCCAGTTCACGCGCAATGGCTTCGCCGCGCTTGGCCAGCGCCCCGGGCAGGACAATCACCGGGTTGATGCTCGACATTTCGGCAAACACCGGGATCGGCTGGGGGCGCTCGGCGGCCATGCGGCACAGGGCATCGCCACCTTTGAGCGAGCCGGTGAAGCCCACTGCCTGGATGGCCGGATGCTTGACCAATGGCTCACCCACGCCTGCCCCGAACACCATGTTGAACACACCTTTGGGCATGCCGGTACGGGCGACCGCGCGTTCGATGGCACAACCGACCAGGTCGGCGGTGGCCATATGGCCGCTGTGCGCCTTGAATACCACCGGGCAACCGGCAGCCAGTGCAGCAGCGGTGTCACCACCGGCGGTAGAGAAGGCCAGGGGGAAGTTGCTAGCGCCGAACACCGCTACAGGACCAACGCCGATGCGCATCTGTCGCAGGTCCACCCGCGGCAGCGGCTTACGGTCTGGTTGGGCCAGGTCGATGCGCGCACCCAGATAGTCGCCTCGGCGCAGCACCTGAGCAAACAGGCGCATCTGACCACTGGTCCTGCCGCGCTCACCCTGGATCCGAGCTGTCGGTAAGGCGGTTTCACGGCACACGATCGCCACGAAGGCATCGTCGAGCGCATCGAGCTCCGCGGCAATGGCGTCCAGAAACTCGGCGCGGCGTGCCGGTGGCAATTGGCGAAACCCTGCGAAGGCGGCCTGTGCGGCCTCGGCCGCCTCGGTCACCTCGCCCTCGGTGGCTTGTGCGAAGCTATAGGGCAGGGGCTCGCCAGTGGTGGCATCCAGGCTTTGCAGGCGCTGCGTGCCGGCTGCGCTGCGCTGGCTGGCGATGAAGTTGTGGCCAAGAATCTCTGGCATCTGGAACTCCTCAAGGACAAGGGATCAGGTAATGGGTGCGGGATTGAACAGGGTGATGTCGTTATGCAGGCGGTGTTGCTCGGCCCAGGTGTGTTTGCGCCCGCTGGCCACGTCCAGGTAGAAGTGGAATAGCTCCCAGCCCAGCTCCTCGATGGTGCTGCGGCCCGTGGCGATGCGCCCGGCGTCAATGTCGATGAGGTCCGGCCAGCGCTGCGCCAGCTCGGTGCGGGTGCACACCTTCACTACCGGCGCCATCGCCAGGCCATAGGGCGTACCGCGGCCGGTAGTGAACACATGCAGGTTCATCCCGGCGGCCAGCTGCAGGGTGCCGCAGACGAAGTCGCTGGCAGGGGTGGCACAGAAGATAAGCCCCTTGCCGCTCACCCGTTCCCCTGGCCCGAGCACACCTTGAATGGCGCCGCTGCCTGACTTGACGATCGAGCCCAGTGCTTTCTCGACAATGTTCGACAAGCCGCCTTTCTTGTTGCCTGGCGTGGTATTGGCGCTGCGATCGGCAGCGCCCTGGTGCAGGTAGCGGTCGTACCAGTCCATTTCGCGTACCAGCGCATCGGCCACCTGCCGGTCCTGGGTGCGGGAGGTAAGCATGTAGATGGCGTCGCGCACCTCGGTCACTTCTGAGAACAGCACCGTTGCACCGGCCCGCACGAGCAGGTCTGCCGCGTAGCCAAGTGCCGGGTTGGCGGTGATGCCCGAGAAGGCATCGCTGCCGCCGCACTGCATGCCCAGGATCAACTCACTGGCCGGCACGGTCTCGCGCCTGCGCTTGTCGAGTTTCTTCAGGCGGGTTTCGGCCAGGGCCATGATCTGCTCGATCATCTCAGTGAAGCCCAGGCTTGCGTCCTGCAGGCGATACAGCCAGGGCTCGCTGAGGTCGACCGAGGGGTCGTCGTCGTGCATCACCTGGCTGGCCTGCAGTTTTTCACAACCCAGGCTGATGACCAGCGCTTCGCCACCCAGGTTGGGGTTGCGCGCCAGGTTGCGCACGGTGCGGATGGGGATATAGGCATCGCGGGCATTGATGGCCACGCCGCAGCCGTAGCTGTGGGTGAGGGCGACCACATCGTCCACATTCCGATAGCGCGGCAGCAGCTCGTGGCGGATGCGCTTGACGGCATGCTCCAGCACCCCAGTGACGCATTGCACGGTGGTGGTGATACCCAGGATATTACGAGTGCCAACCGTGCCGTCGGCATTGCGATAGCCTTCGAAGGTATGGCCCTGCAGCGGCGGTTGTGGCTGGGGAACTGCATCGCAGCATGGCAGATTGTCCAGCTCAGGCGGGGCGGGCATGGCCAGCTGCCCCTCCTGCACCCAACTGCCCTGGCGCAGGTCCTCAAGGGCATAACCGATCACCTGGCCATAGCGTCGAACCGCTTGGCCCTTGGGGATAGGCACGGTGGCCACCTTGTGGCTCTGCGGCACGTCTTCTACCAGGGTCAGCCCGTCGACGAACCGGGCCCCTTCGCCCAGGCCGCCGTCATTGACCACCACCACGACATTGTCGTCCTCGTGCAGGCGGATGTAGCGCGGCGATTCGGAATGTTCGATCAGCTGCATGTTCGGGCCCTATTGTTCAGGTTCTCAGGCTTTTGTACGTGCGTGCGCACGGGCTAGTCCGTGCGCACGTGCTCAATCAGTGACGCGGGCTGGCAAGCTGGGCATCCGGCACTGACGCCGGCTTGGACTCAGGCGACTCTTCGCGCAGCTCGATTCGCTTGATGGGGCCGACGATCACCAGGTAGCTCAGTACTGCCACCAGCGCGTTGGCGCCCACATAGACCAGCGCCCACTTGAACGAG is part of the Pseudomonas parafulva genome and harbors:
- a CDS encoding OsmC domain/YcaO domain-containing protein yields the protein MEIKVNFLDNLRLEAKFDDFTVIADQPIRYKGDGSAPGPFDYFLASSALCAAYFVKLYCQTRGIPTENIRLSQNNIVDPENRYNQVFKIQVELPEDITDKDRQGILRSIERCTVKKVVQTGPQFVIEVVDNLDADAQGLLMPVAETSTRIPGKDLPLEQTIANMSGILADLGMKIEIASWRNIVPNVWSLHVRDAQSPMCFTNGKGATKEAALASALGEFIERLNCNFFYNDQFWGEELANAAFVHYPDEQWFKPGPRDALPDEILDAHCLAIYNPDGELRGSHLYDTNSGNTARGICSLPFVRQSDQQVVYFPSNLIENLFLSNGMSAGNTLAEAQVQCLSEIFERAVKREILEGELCLPDVPAEVLARYPSIVAGIQGLEEQGFPVLVKDASLGGEFPVMCVTLMNPRTGGVFASFGAHPSLEVALERSLTELLQGRSFEGLNDLPQPTFESHALTEPNNFVEHFIDSSGVVSWRFFSAKADFEFVDWDFTAQGEGANAQEAATLFGILEDLGKEVYMAVYDNLGAIACRILVPGYSEIYPVEDLIWDNTNRALSFRADILNLHRLDNRSLKLLLKRLDNCDVDDYTTITTLIGVEFDDNTVWGQLTILELKLLICLAVQRFEEAKELVEAFLQFNDNTVERGLFYQALNVALEVQLDDELDMADYEVNFRRMFGNPRMDAVLGSIEGSVRFHGLTPTSMKLEGLDRHLRLIDSYKKLHAARARLA
- a CDS encoding DUF2231 domain-containing protein, coding for MTVSDPTLYRCRPGPLHALLLAGTVPLFLGAMISDIAYYNSYQIQWSNFAAWLIAGGLVFCGLALLFALANLISARHKTGRPTLYFLLLLVTWVLGLVNAFEHAKDAWAVMPSGLVLSVIVTVLAVVTAWLGLSNLRSGGEA
- a CDS encoding PQQ-dependent sugar dehydrogenase, giving the protein MRALHAVSLLSLSLLLAACGGEGDPTQARGPDPKLPEPQRGLLPSMKIAEPVAWGQQKPTVPDGFSITAIATDLKIPRQSLVLPNGDILVAEGRGGSAAKLKPKDVIASQIKAKGNTQVKGGNRLTLLRDADGDGKYELQTVFAENLNAPYGLAFADGKLYVANQDALVRFDYRDGQTKADGPPVKLTDLPAEVNHHWTKALTISPDGRFLYVGIGSNSNITERGLEVEIDRAMVWEVDAQTGAHRPYATGLRNPTALAIQPGTGQLWTVVNERDELGPDLVPDYLTSVREGGFYGWPYSYWGQNVDDRVRPQNPDKVAAAIKPDYSLGSHVAALGVDFSTAAMGQGFAEGVFVGEHGSWNRPNPVGYKVIFVPFSNGKPAGEPIDFATGFRGEDGKTRGRPVGVTVDPRGALIIADDLANTVWRVTRN
- a CDS encoding DMT family transporter: MFSKSMMIVLLPIVLALIAGAVLPFQAAGNAAAGRALGHWLWGAFASLAVSAVVVIAALLVLRVPAPDIGRALQGPWWLWIGGVLGALYVAGAAALTPKLGAAGFLVLVVAGQIVTAVVADHFAIMNLPGRPLGLARIFGLVMILAGVWLVQSQCAAGTPSKIEPAVQRSSHDQTSG
- a CDS encoding LysR family transcriptional regulator — its product is MDQLRRIDLNLLLALHALLTERHVTRAAIRLHRSQPAVSHALAQLREHFDDPLLVRQGGTMTLTARAQALAQPLEDALANLEGLLSTPQFDATQARRRFRLSLSDYAARIILPPVLRHVRRVAPGIDLAVSQASREAMVAQLLDGELDLALGVFPELPQGITAQSLFADRFVSVADHQTLPATGKLSLSQWLARPHVLVATRPDAFDEIDRALASQGQRRHIALALPHWSAAVEVVKDTDLILTVARRALAPLPAHGGLCEFVPPLPLDSIDYRQAWHSRKQGDAGHRWLRETVLACCQPEV
- a CDS encoding YeeE/YedE family protein encodes the protein MGLSATVSPEPRRLGAPLVALGLLIAGAWFLDVNAGFRQVLLLLLGAALGLTLYHAAFGFTSAWRVFINERRGAGLRAQMVMLALAVLLFFPALAAGNLFGTPVTGLVAPAGVSVVFGAFIFGIGMQLGGGCASGTLFTVGGGNARMLVTLLFFIIGSVTATHHADWWFALPSLPATSIVQAWGLVPALLVSLGVFGLIAWVTVHLEKRRHGRLEQPEQHDRAGLQRFVRGPWPLLWGAVALAVLNYATLALAGRPWGITSAFALWGAKVLDSLGVQVSSWVFWQAPANAKALASPVWQDVTTVMDLGIVVGALLAAGLAGRFAPSLKIPLPSLIAAVIGGLLLGYGSRLAYGCNIGAYFSGIASGSLHGWLWLIAAYLGNVIGVRLRPAFFAGERRATTLTGC
- a CDS encoding DUF998 domain-containing protein is translated as MKLLDRSLLSCGLLIPLWLALGVTLTAMAYPGYDHLQLAMSQLGAVGAPTHHLSPLVNNFPLALLFALFAWGIARRWRGSRLAMVSAVLLLLHAVGSLGTGWFACDQGCAPEQPSTSQQLHNLSGLLMFLSLTLASALWIWLGARIAHSRALAVFSLACTLGALVTVGFMGQAMQSGELFGLYQRLNYGVGVLWVAAIAWYSLREHASTGAKAALA
- a CDS encoding FadR/GntR family transcriptional regulator, which gives rise to MSDLQPPPRARRKPRSLAQELVTVLTERIRSGQLKRGDKLPTESQIMAEEGVSRTVVREAISRLQAAGQVETRHGIGTFVLDAPPVGGLRIDPATVVTLREVLAVLELRIALEIESASLAAQRRSDEELAGMRAALDELNEQAAHATDAVSADFQFHLRIAQASGNHYFADIINHLGTSIIPRTRLNSARLAHDDQPHYMSRLMHEHEAIYEAIARQDSEGAKMAMRMHLSNSRERLRQAHERAQVSGA